The Vicia villosa cultivar HV-30 ecotype Madison, WI linkage group LG1, Vvil1.0, whole genome shotgun sequence genome includes a region encoding these proteins:
- the LOC131603171 gene encoding monothiol glutaredoxin-S2-like: MERVTKMVSERPVVIFSKSSCCMSHTIKTLFCDFGVNPAVYELDEISRGREIKQALSRLGSSPSVPTVFIGGELIGGANQVMSLHLNRSLIPMLKKAGALWV, translated from the coding sequence ATGGAGAGAGTAACAAAGATGGTTTCAGAGAGGCCAGTTGTAATATTCAGCAAGAGTTCATGTTGCATGAGTCATACCATAAAGACACTTTTTTGTGACTTTGGTGTGAATCCAGCAGTTTATGAACTTGATGAGATATCAAGAGGGAGAGAGATTAAGCAAGCACTTTCAAGACTTGGTTCTTCTCCATCTGTTCCAACTGTTTTCATTGGTGGTGAGCTTATTGGTGGAGCCAATCAAGTAATGAGTCTTCATCTTAATCGCTCTTTGATTCCAATGCTTAAAAAAGCTGGAGCTCTTTGGGTTTAA